In Drosophila santomea strain STO CAGO 1482 chromosome 3L, Prin_Dsan_1.1, whole genome shotgun sequence, a single window of DNA contains:
- the LOC120448817 gene encoding odorant receptor 67c, producing METARDNTGRTFMELMRVPVQFYRTIGEDIYAHRSTNPLKSLIFKIYLYAGFINFNLLVIGELVFFYNSIQDFETIRMAFAVAPCIGFSLVADFKQAAMIRGKKTLIMLLDDLEDMHPKTLAKQKEYKLADFEKTMKRVINIFTFLCLAYTTTFSFYPAIKASVKFNFLGYDTFDRNFGFLIWFPFDATRNNLIYWIMYWDIAHGAYLAGIAFLCADLLLVVVITQICMHFNYISMRLENHPCNSNEDKENIDFLIGIIRYHDKCLKLCEHVNDLYSFSLLLNFLMASMQICFIAFQVTESTVEVIIIYCIFLMTSMVQVFMVCYYGDSLIATSLKVGDAAYNQKWFQCSKSYCTMLKLLIMRSQKPASIRPPTFPPISLVTYMKVISMSYQFFALLRTTYSNN from the exons atggaaacGGCAAGGGATAATACAGGCAGGACCTTTATGGAATTGATGCGAGTGCCAGTACAGTTCTACAGGACCATTGGAGAGGATATCTATGCCCATCGTTCAACAAATCCCCTAAAATCGCTGATCTTTAAAATCTACCTATATGCGGGATTTATAAATTTCAATCTGCTGGTGATCGGTGAACTAGTGTTCTTCTACAACTCGATTCAGGACTTTGAAACCATTCGAATGGCCTTTGCCGTGGCTCCATGTATTGGATTTTCCCTGGTTGCCGATTTTAAACAAGCTGCCATGATCAGAGGCAAGAAGACACTAATAATGCTGCTCGATGATTTGGAGGACATGCATCCAAAAActctggcaaaacaaaaggaatATAAGTTGGCGGACTTTGAAAAGACCATGAAACGTGTGATCAATATATTCACGTTCCTCTGCTTGGCATATACGACTACGTTCTCCTTTTATCCGGCCATCAAGGCCTCggtgaaattcaatttcttGGGCTACGATACCTTTGATCGTAATTTTGGTTTCCTCATCTGGTTTCCCTTCGATGCCACAAGAAATAATTTGATCTACTGGATCATGTACTGGGATATTGCTCATGGGGCCTATCTAGCGGGTATTGCTTTTCTCTGCGCCGATCTCCTGCTCGTCGTGGTCATTACCCAGATTTGTATGCACTTCAACTATATATCTATGCGACTGGAGAATCATCCATGTAATTCGAACGAGGACAAAGAGAACATTGACTTCCTTATTGGCATTATCAGATACCACGACAAGTGCCTTAA ACTCTGCGAACACGTCAACGATCTCTATAGTTTCTCTTTGCTGCTTAATTTCCTAATGGCTTCCATGCAGATTTGCTTCATAGCCTTTCAGGTCACCGAGTCAACAGTGGAAgtgattattatttattgcattttcttGATGACCTCTATGGTTCAGGTGTTTATGGTGTGCTACTATGGAGACTCTTTAATTGCCACG AGTCTGAAAGTGGGAGATGCCGCTTACAATCAAAAGTGGTTTCAGTGCAGCAAATCATATTGCACCATGTTGAAGTTACTAATCATGAGAAGTCAGAAACCAGCTTCAATAAGACCGCCGACATTTCCGCCCATATCTTTGGTTACCTATATGAAG GTCATCAGCATGTCGTATCAATTTTTCGCCTTGCTTAGAACCACATACAGCAATAATTGA